The following proteins are encoded in a genomic region of Polyangiaceae bacterium:
- a CDS encoding protein kinase, whose amino-acid sequence MAFSVLCGGPPMMNDESWVDRTLDGRYKVQRILGRGGMGLVLAVRDVETDERFALKIIAEDRAGRTTPERRFLREAEVARRMRSPHVMEVYRVGQLITGERYILMEYLEGKDLGDMVTRRGALPFLEAVQYIIEACAGLGLAHSFGIVHRDIKPSNLFLAQRPNQPAVIKLIDFGISKYLEDEQDLTKTNVFLGSPLYMSPEQISAAKRVDARSDLFSLGVVLYQLITGVTPFAADNVNEVGQRILHATPVPPTEIRPDLPWQIDGIITKCLTKPPEERFQNAAEFSHALEALRPPAAAILERYLDSVDDNEHDPVRPETLSCSFTSSTEALSKESATSIFNRARAIAARGYAGRPLVASPRPADRIQPRQPTFEPATAIPFGVPIPENPYFIGRDAALTALREDLCKREAEQDSDEGHHCREPAVEADVMGPAGIGKTEFMAAYARRYRDAYPGGILWLDESEDLQEQITKQLGGWKPPRHAAGGSTSPLALALLERPRTLVVIETAVKASHPSARRSRGHSFRFEFATSTMSGGRVLATHHIVYISRTEPRSWHARHALGPLDDVNAMASVLLSIGNQTPRSCEPTLWQSARSITRAMHGNPTLLQTSATTLTLQTSVSFEHTLNGMARRLSSFRDKIASGERILIALLGLVSENLSAPAKALLCPLAAFPEARLSSSTLGFLAGMPLADVEEAMIELGKNKLAELQATTQASLATGIAESAPRALGIRATFQRECLGRLADALSNMDVLYRSIELHGCKTVLAELAHLVRTVPTSAPALLTDIKNTLEMAAPCLMSKPERTYDRTRQAIIEIPAKLAAYSLFLAQMRDAAWELGCKTMLERTEAALLERGETWLARRTYHQQAAPRVLGIHDSVVNAVAISADGKRAVSGAEDGSLFLYDVETRSILAEHRTCTKPIRSVAISADGTVVISAAEGSAPEVWNLERRSRMAILEGHHGNVYAVAVSANGRRALTAAEDGLVCAWDVDRCRPLRSLCPYPEYAIWTMFVAAISFDCDGLAIVASPRGTIWYFDVDTGVVVRTVELPKPPLGFDHTPSRMLVYTQKSQDTIRFMDARTGELVGDVEFGAPDYIAMAMLRMGQLSSGSPQLKSVPKHVHVATGGNSCFVASNDRVGRAYSLETGELLHEFVRPWYSAGIPPHNMYGLTGHTGRVTTVASGLDGQTVVTGGADNMVLAWDVAHGPSPRYDEDVSAIAVSPDGKLAISVGGTDHKLVVWDVETATPLRSLPLKATYFSHIVVAGSLVYIFVDNGIRVLDFIHGTTVKSLEMPSGDGTASVECISSDGRRAVLRQGKRFPSTRLFWDIARSTVAPFDAELVHWAVFLDNDRVLLRHGDGKYIIADFNTASIIEYIDGALEGNGPVVATCSNGRIWWRTENGISLVDVDRRSVLKTLPIPTDSGRDGRIAVTPDGRFVATLRDTIQVWSVESKRLIAELKPPFSCGRSVAMTPDGRAIIFAGVPRQTAHRRKGQPIHADRRSI is encoded by the coding sequence GTGGCCTTTTCGGTACTTTGTGGCGGGCCGCCGATGATGAACGACGAATCCTGGGTTGATCGCACGCTGGATGGCAGGTACAAGGTGCAGCGAATCCTCGGCCGCGGCGGAATGGGACTCGTGCTCGCCGTGAGGGATGTCGAAACCGACGAACGATTCGCGCTCAAGATCATTGCCGAAGACAGGGCGGGACGAACGACGCCCGAACGACGTTTTTTGCGCGAGGCCGAGGTCGCTCGACGAATGCGCTCGCCGCACGTCATGGAAGTGTACCGCGTGGGGCAACTGATTACGGGAGAGCGTTATATTCTCATGGAATATCTCGAGGGTAAGGACCTCGGTGACATGGTCACACGCCGTGGAGCACTGCCATTTTTGGAAGCGGTGCAGTACATCATCGAAGCATGCGCCGGGCTCGGATTGGCGCATAGCTTCGGAATCGTCCATCGCGACATCAAACCCTCGAACCTTTTTCTGGCCCAGCGTCCCAATCAACCTGCCGTCATCAAGCTCATCGATTTTGGAATTTCAAAATACCTGGAGGACGAACAGGACCTCACCAAGACAAACGTTTTTCTGGGATCGCCGCTTTACATGTCTCCAGAGCAGATATCGGCGGCCAAGCGAGTGGATGCCCGAAGCGATTTGTTCTCGCTTGGTGTGGTGCTTTACCAATTGATCACGGGGGTGACGCCCTTTGCTGCGGACAACGTCAATGAAGTCGGGCAACGAATTTTGCACGCGACGCCCGTACCACCGACCGAGATACGACCGGATTTGCCCTGGCAGATCGATGGTATCATAACAAAATGCTTGACCAAACCGCCCGAGGAACGTTTTCAGAATGCGGCCGAATTTTCGCACGCTCTGGAGGCTCTCCGTCCGCCGGCCGCAGCGATTCTCGAACGATATTTGGATTCAGTCGACGACAATGAACACGATCCGGTGCGACCGGAGACGCTGTCGTGTTCGTTCACGTCGAGCACGGAGGCGCTTTCGAAGGAATCGGCGACGTCCATCTTCAATCGAGCGCGCGCCATTGCGGCGCGTGGATATGCTGGACGACCGCTCGTGGCTTCCCCGCGACCTGCCGACCGAATCCAGCCGAGGCAGCCCACGTTCGAGCCGGCCACGGCGATACCTTTTGGTGTCCCCATCCCGGAAAATCCGTACTTCATCGGTCGGGACGCGGCTCTTACGGCATTGCGTGAAGACCTGTGCAAACGAGAAGCCGAGCAAGATAGCGACGAGGGGCACCATTGCAGGGAGCCTGCCGTTGAAGCAGATGTCATGGGGCCTGCGGGTATCGGCAAAACGGAATTCATGGCGGCGTATGCACGACGTTATCGCGACGCCTACCCGGGCGGTATCTTGTGGCTGGATGAATCGGAAGATCTCCAGGAACAAATCACGAAACAACTCGGAGGATGGAAGCCGCCGAGACACGCCGCGGGTGGCTCGACATCGCCCCTTGCTTTGGCGCTTCTGGAGCGCCCGCGTACCTTGGTCGTGATCGAAACCGCTGTAAAGGCTTCGCACCCCTCAGCAAGACGGAGCCGCGGCCACTCTTTCCGATTCGAGTTTGCGACGTCAACGATGAGCGGCGGGCGGGTACTGGCAACGCACCACATCGTTTACATTTCCCGCACGGAACCGCGATCCTGGCACGCTAGGCACGCCCTTGGACCGCTCGACGACGTCAATGCCATGGCCAGTGTGCTGTTATCCATTGGGAATCAGACGCCGCGGAGCTGTGAGCCCACGTTATGGCAATCAGCGAGATCCATTACACGCGCCATGCATGGAAACCCCACGCTGCTGCAAACTTCGGCGACGACGCTTACATTGCAAACGAGTGTATCATTTGAACACACACTGAATGGAATGGCTCGCAGATTGTCGTCCTTCCGCGACAAGATTGCATCGGGCGAGCGAATCCTCATCGCGCTGCTAGGGCTCGTATCGGAGAATCTATCGGCACCTGCGAAAGCATTGCTTTGCCCGCTTGCAGCATTCCCCGAAGCTCGTCTTTCAAGCAGCACACTTGGTTTCCTTGCGGGAATGCCCCTCGCCGACGTTGAAGAGGCAATGATCGAGCTCGGCAAGAACAAGCTCGCAGAACTTCAGGCGACGACCCAGGCAAGCCTTGCTACGGGAATTGCCGAAAGTGCCCCGCGTGCGCTCGGCATCCGTGCGACGTTCCAGCGGGAATGTCTTGGTCGGCTCGCGGACGCGTTATCCAACATGGACGTCCTTTACCGAAGCATTGAATTGCATGGCTGCAAGACGGTGCTCGCGGAATTGGCACACTTGGTTCGGACAGTGCCGACATCCGCGCCAGCATTGCTTACTGATATCAAAAATACGCTCGAAATGGCAGCACCTTGCCTCATGAGTAAGCCTGAAAGGACGTACGACCGCACGCGCCAAGCAATCATCGAAATACCTGCGAAGCTGGCTGCATATTCGCTCTTCCTCGCACAAATGCGCGATGCCGCCTGGGAGCTCGGATGCAAAACGATGCTCGAGCGCACCGAGGCAGCCTTGTTGGAACGAGGCGAAACATGGTTGGCGCGACGAACCTACCATCAGCAGGCTGCTCCGCGGGTGCTCGGCATTCACGACAGCGTCGTGAATGCGGTGGCGATATCGGCGGATGGAAAGCGCGCTGTTTCGGGAGCCGAGGATGGCTCGTTGTTTCTTTATGACGTCGAAACACGAAGCATCCTCGCGGAACATCGAACGTGCACGAAGCCGATTCGGAGTGTTGCCATTTCCGCGGATGGAACCGTGGTCATTTCCGCGGCGGAGGGCAGTGCCCCCGAGGTTTGGAACCTCGAACGGCGCAGTCGCATGGCCATTTTGGAGGGGCACCACGGAAATGTGTACGCAGTGGCTGTCTCCGCCAATGGCCGACGCGCTTTGACCGCGGCCGAAGACGGATTGGTTTGCGCCTGGGATGTCGATCGATGTCGTCCTTTGCGCAGCTTGTGCCCCTATCCGGAATACGCAATCTGGACGATGTTCGTCGCCGCCATTTCGTTCGATTGCGATGGTCTCGCGATCGTCGCATCTCCGCGAGGAACGATATGGTATTTCGATGTCGACACCGGTGTTGTCGTGCGCACAGTTGAACTACCCAAGCCGCCGCTCGGTTTCGACCACACACCGTCACGTATGCTCGTTTACACACAGAAATCGCAAGATACCATACGATTCATGGATGCTCGTACCGGCGAGCTCGTTGGCGATGTTGAATTTGGGGCTCCGGATTATATTGCCATGGCAATGCTCCGTATGGGACAACTCTCCAGTGGTAGCCCTCAATTGAAATCGGTCCCGAAGCATGTGCACGTCGCTACAGGTGGCAACTCGTGTTTCGTTGCGTCGAACGATCGCGTTGGGCGTGCCTACAGCCTAGAAACGGGCGAATTGCTTCATGAATTCGTCCGTCCGTGGTACAGTGCTGGAATCCCTCCGCATAATATGTACGGATTGACGGGGCACACGGGTCGCGTAACGACCGTGGCGTCGGGTTTGGATGGACAAACAGTCGTAACCGGAGGCGCGGACAACATGGTCCTTGCGTGGGACGTCGCGCATGGCCCGTCGCCGCGGTATGACGAGGACGTGTCCGCCATTGCGGTGAGTCCAGACGGCAAACTGGCTATTTCCGTGGGCGGAACGGACCACAAGCTCGTCGTATGGGACGTGGAGACCGCAACGCCGCTGCGATCGCTACCATTGAAAGCCACCTACTTTTCACACATCGTCGTTGCAGGTAGTCTTGTATACATATTTGTGGACAATGGAATCCGCGTGTTGGATTTCATTCACGGTACCACCGTAAAGTCGCTGGAAATGCCGAGCGGTGACGGCACCGCGAGCGTGGAATGCATATCGAGCGATGGGCGACGAGCCGTGCTTCGGCAAGGCAAACGTTTTCCCTCGACGCGCCTTTTTTGGGATATCGCGCGTTCGACCGTCGCTCCTTTCGATGCGGAGCTCGTTCATTGGGCGGTATTTCTCGACAATGACCGCGTGCTGCTACGGCATGGAGATGGGAAATACATCATTGCCGATTTCAATACAGCCTCGATTATTGAGTATATCGACGGCGCGCTCGAAGGCAATGGCCCTGTGGTTGCCACATGTAGCAATGGGCGCATTTGGTGGAGGACGGAGAACGGAATTTCGCTCGTGGATGTCGACCGTAGATCCGTTTTGAAAACCTTACCAATTCCCACAGATTCCGGTCGAGACGGCAGGATTGCCGTCACCCCCGATGGTCGCTTCGTGGCCACGCTCCGTGACACGATTCAGGTTTGGAGTGTCGAATCGAAGCGATTGATCGCAGAGCTAAAACCGCCATTTTCGTGCGGTCGTTCCGTTGCAATGACGCCCGATGGAAGAGCGATCATTTTTGCAGGGGTTCCCAGACAAACAGCGCATCGCCGGAAAGGGCAACCAATACACGCCGACCGTCGTTCGATATAG
- a CDS encoding sigma 54-dependent Fis family transcriptional regulator, whose amino-acid sequence MRTTQVAWRVVDRIDRTSCMQYEPKKSMWLAESQFGFCFVYRHIHIQFIRGPCAGEVLELAGPEVRMGSGESCDIIIPDRTVSHVHAILRIEGDALRVIDANSKNGTHIDNVRIRDAYIEPGSALTMGTSTARIRLLAEVVELPPSNFEHFGNVIGRSIAMRNIFAVIDGFARTQETLLIEGAPGTGKTTIAAAIHAASARCDEPFVMFDCSTMPKDALEIDLFGGISSGTPPASALRRGRLDEADGGTLVLQHVDALPIELQSKLLGALDWQIIRPLGTAKAWRLDVRIIATTTRDLANEMNKNRFREDLHQRLAMRSLRLPPLRDRAEDIPILARYFEKAWRLRTGKRASLSDSVLEELKLAGWPGNVRELRSTVEDILTHERRGAR is encoded by the coding sequence ATGCGTACCACGCAAGTTGCATGGCGCGTGGTCGATCGAATCGATAGAACTTCGTGCATGCAATACGAGCCCAAGAAGTCGATGTGGCTTGCGGAATCCCAATTTGGATTCTGCTTTGTATATCGTCACATCCATATTCAATTCATTCGTGGGCCGTGCGCGGGAGAGGTGCTCGAGCTGGCGGGTCCCGAGGTTCGAATGGGAAGTGGCGAAAGTTGCGATATCATCATCCCCGATCGAACAGTGAGCCATGTGCATGCCATTTTGCGAATCGAGGGCGATGCACTACGCGTCATCGATGCAAACAGCAAAAACGGCACGCATATCGACAATGTACGTATCAGGGATGCATACATCGAACCCGGATCCGCATTGACGATGGGAACGTCGACGGCTCGCATTCGGCTCCTCGCAGAGGTGGTCGAGCTTCCGCCCTCCAATTTTGAACACTTTGGCAACGTAATCGGCCGCAGTATAGCAATGCGCAATATATTCGCAGTCATCGATGGCTTTGCGAGGACACAGGAAACGCTTCTCATCGAAGGTGCGCCCGGCACGGGTAAAACGACCATTGCTGCAGCCATTCATGCTGCCAGTGCGCGGTGCGACGAGCCGTTCGTGATGTTCGATTGCTCGACCATGCCAAAGGATGCGCTAGAAATCGATCTTTTCGGGGGAATCTCGAGCGGGACTCCACCCGCATCTGCGCTTCGTCGAGGGCGGCTCGATGAAGCGGATGGCGGTACGCTCGTTCTCCAGCATGTCGATGCATTACCCATCGAATTGCAATCAAAACTGCTCGGCGCGCTCGATTGGCAAATCATTCGACCGCTTGGCACGGCAAAGGCGTGGCGACTCGACGTGCGAATCATCGCGACCACGACGCGTGACCTTGCGAATGAAATGAACAAGAATCGGTTTCGAGAAGATCTCCATCAGCGTTTGGCCATGCGAAGTCTTCGGCTTCCTCCGTTGCGCGATCGCGCAGAGGACATACCGATTCTCGCGCGCTACTTCGAGAAAGCCTGGCGTCTTCGCACGGGCAAGCGTGCGTCGCTTTCCGATTCGGTTCTGGAAGAACTAAAACTCGCAGGATGGCCGGGTAACGTGCGCGAGCTTCGTAGCACGGTCGAAGACATACTCACGCACGAGCGTCGTGGCGCTAGGTAA
- a CDS encoding NAD-dependent deacylase has protein sequence MTRKLDIAPDARVTFLTGAGVSVASGIRPYRGPGGLWNEVDVESWATAAAMERDARACFEAHRKFARIVAQAKPNAAHLAMAAFARTHTRGRVVVITQNVDGLHHRAGSENVVEIHGSLFRLRCPNESCEIRVSFDNPEAASDEPPVCPKCARHLRYDIVLFDEYLDPRDERHAKEALRNCDVFIAVGTSGVVFPVASYVREADYAGARTYFVNVEAPTPSNPYFDEVVLGRAEEVLPELLGVPNV, from the coding sequence GTGACTCGAAAGCTCGACATTGCACCGGATGCGCGCGTGACATTTTTGACTGGAGCTGGGGTGTCCGTTGCATCGGGCATTCGGCCTTATCGCGGTCCGGGAGGATTATGGAACGAAGTGGACGTCGAATCATGGGCGACGGCGGCGGCGATGGAACGCGATGCGCGCGCATGTTTCGAGGCGCATCGGAAATTCGCGCGAATCGTTGCTCAGGCCAAGCCGAATGCGGCACATCTGGCAATGGCTGCGTTTGCCCGAACGCACACGCGAGGGCGCGTCGTCGTGATTACGCAAAATGTCGATGGACTACATCATCGCGCCGGAAGCGAGAACGTCGTGGAAATCCATGGCTCGCTTTTTCGTTTGCGCTGCCCGAATGAAAGTTGCGAAATTCGAGTTTCGTTCGACAATCCCGAGGCGGCAAGTGACGAACCTCCCGTTTGTCCGAAGTGCGCACGGCATTTGCGTTACGATATCGTGCTTTTCGACGAATATCTCGATCCGCGTGACGAACGTCATGCAAAAGAAGCGCTGCGGAATTGTGACGTATTCATTGCGGTGGGGACGAGCGGCGTGGTGTTTCCGGTAGCATCGTATGTGCGCGAGGCGGATTATGCCGGGGCACGGACGTATTTCGTGAACGTCGAGGCACCCACGCCATCGAATCCGTATTTCGACGAAGTGGTGCTGGGGCGAGCCGAGGAAGTGCTCCCCGAGCTGCTCGGCGTGCCGAATGTTTGA